The Vitis riparia cultivar Riparia Gloire de Montpellier isolate 1030 chromosome 10, EGFV_Vit.rip_1.0, whole genome shotgun sequence genome includes a region encoding these proteins:
- the LOC117923507 gene encoding pentatricopeptide repeat-containing protein At2g17525, mitochondrial → MFNISKYAKPTMFCNVSNLGRSSVVNLQSKPISTTPVPTHQHIAHLILEQKSASQALQTFRWASNLPNFIHNQSTYRALIHKLCSFRRFETVKEVLDEMPSSIGSPPDESIFVTIVRGLGRARMVRQMIKVLDLITKFGENPSLKIFNSILDVLVKEDIDLAREFYRKKMMMNGVSGDDYTFGILMKGLCLTNRIGDAFKLLQVMKSRGKTPNTVIYNTMIHALCKNGKVGRARSLMNEMVEPSDVTFNVLISAYCQEENLVQALVLLEKSFSMGFVPDVVTATKVVGILCKEGRVTEGVEVLERVESMGGVVDVVAYNTLIKGFCMLGKAKVGHRVLKDMEIKGCLPNVDTYNILASGYCDSGMLDSAIDLFNDMKTDGINWNFMTYDTLIRGLCSGGRMEDGFKILELMEESRGGAGGRISPYNSIIYGLYKKNQFEEALEFLTKMEKLFPRAVDRSLRILGFCNEGSIGDAKRVYDQMIKEGGVPSVLVYVCLIHGFCQDGNVREAFELINEMVDHGYFPTAPTFNALISAFCRQGKVGSALKLMEDMVGRGCLPDMGSYSPMVDALCNKGDFQKAVRLFLQMVEKGILPDYSTWNSMLLCLTQETVWLEGNNLFHVNNLLYSILEG, encoded by the coding sequence ATGTTCAACATATCCAAATATGCAAAACCTACCATGTTCTGCAATGTATCAAATCTTGGGAGATCATCAGTTGTAAATTTGCAATCAAAACCCATCTCCACCACCCCCGTCCCAACTCATCAGCACATTGCCCATCTCATACTTGAACAGAAATCAGCGTCCCAAGCCCTTCAAACCTTCAGATGGGCCTCAAATCTCCCCAATTTCATCCACAATCAGTCGACCTACAGAGCTTTGATCCACAAACTCTGCTCCTTCCGTCGCTTTGAAACTGTAAAGGAAGTGCTCGACGAAATGCCCAGCTCAATTGGGTCTCCCCCAGATGAGAGTATTTTTGTCACAATTGTGCGAGGCCTAGGACGTGCCCGAATGGTTAGACAAATGATTAAAGTGCTTGATTTGATTACTAAGTTTGGAGAGAACCCGTCTTTGAAGATTTTCAATTCCATACTCGATGTTCTTGTTAAGGAAGATATTGATTTAGCTAGGGAGTTTTAtaggaagaagatgatgatgaatgGTGTTTCAGGTGATGATTATACTTTTGGGATTTTGATGAAGGGGCTGTGCTTGACGAATAGAATAGGTGATGCCTTTAAGCTTCTGCAAGTGATGAAATCACGGGGTAAAACACCAAATACTGTGATATACAATACAATGATTCACGCCCTTTGCAAGAATGGGAAGGTTGGGAGGGCTAGGAGCTTGATGAATGAGATGGTGGAGCCCAGTGATGTTACCTTCAATGTTTTGATATCCGCTTATTGTCAAGAAGAGAATTTAGTTCAAGCTCTTGTGCTGTTGGAGAAGAGTTTCTCTATGGGGTTTGTTCCTGATGTTGTTACAGCAACTAAGGTGGTGGGAATTCTCTGCAAAGAAGGCCGAGTCACAGAGGGTGTAGAGGTTTTGGAAAGAGTGGAGAGCATGGGTGGTGTGGTCGATGTGGTGGCTTATAACACCCTAATTAAGGGCTTTTGTATGCTAGGCAAAGCAAAAGTTGGGCATCGTGTTTTGAAGGATATGGAGATTAAGGGTTGTCTTCCAAATGTAGACACATACAATATTCTGGCATCTGGGTATTGTGATTCTGGGATGTTGGATTCAGCCATTGACCTGTTTAATGACATGAAAACTGATGGAATCAACTGGAATTTCATGACATATGATACATTAATTAGAGGTCTGTGTTCAGGAGGAAGGATGGAAGATGGATTCAAGATTTTGGAACTAATGGAGGAAAGTAGAGGTGGAGCTGGGGGCCGTATTAGTCCTTATAATAGTATAATATACGGATTGTATAAGAAAAACCAATTTGAGGAAGCACTTGAATTTCTAACCAAGATGGAGAAATTATTTCCTAGAGCTGTTGACAGGAGCTTAAGGATTTTAGGTTTCTGCAATGAGGGCAGTATTGGGGATGCAAAGAGGGTTTATGATCAGATGATCAAGGAAGGGGGTGTTCCAAGTGTCCTTGTTTATGTCTGCCTAATTCATGGATTTTGCCAAGATGGGAATGTGCGGGAGGCATTTGAACTAATAAATGAGATGGTGGATCATGGTTATTTTCCCACAGCACCAACTTTTAATGCTCTGATTAGTGCATTTTGTAGGCAAGGAAAAGTTGGGAGTGCTTTAAAGCTCATGGAAGACATGGTTGGGAGAGGTTGCTTGCCTGATATGGGAAGTTATAGTCCTATGGTTGATGCGCTTTGTAACAAAGGGGATTTCCAAAAGGCTGTTAGGCTTTTTCTGCAAATGGTAGAAAAAGGCATTCTCCCTGATTATTCTACATGGAACTCGATGCTTCTTTGCTTGACACAAGAAACAGTGTGGTTAGAAGGCAATAATTTGTTTCATGTAAATAACTTATTGTATTCAATTTTGGAGGGTTAA
- the LOC117924013 gene encoding glucan endo-1,3-beta-glucosidase 13-like — translation MSTMRKKIWIFQSLLLLECYLVSTMEGVVQEKAEAALPITTLSPPEGNTTFLDGTNWCVALPGVSQVDLQNALDWACGLGMADCGAIQAGGACFEPDTLVSHASYAFNSYYQQNGNSDIACNFGGTATLSKKDPSYGKCSYSTSGSLNSSKSPLSKYKPSFTWWALGAILLLLCLRI, via the exons ATGTCCacaatgagaaagaaaatatggaTTTTCCAGAGCCTTCTTTTGCTGGAATGCTATCTGG TGTCAACAATGGAGGGAGTGGTGCAAGAGAAGGCAGAGGCGGCACTTCCGATCACAACACTGTCGCCTCCAGAAGGCAACACCACATTCCTGGACGGCACCAATTGGTGTGTGGCACTGCCGGGGGTGTCTCAAGTTGATTTGCAGAATGCTTTGGACTGGGCCTGTGGCCTGGGAATGGCTGATTGCGGTGCCATCCAAGCCGGTGGAGCATGTTTTGAACCCGACACCCTTGTCTCTCACGCCTCCTATGCCTTCAACAGCTATTACCAACAGAATGGGAATTCGGATATTGCTTGCAATTTTGGAGGCACTGCAACTTTAAGTAAAAAAGACCCAA GTTATGGAAAATGTTCATATTCTACATCCGG GTCTCTCAACTCTTCCAAATCTCCACTGTCCAAGTATAAACCTAGCTTCACTTGGTGGGCATTAGGCGCCATTCTACTGCTTTTGTGCTTGAGAATCTAA